A stretch of Episyrphus balteatus chromosome 2, idEpiBalt1.1, whole genome shotgun sequence DNA encodes these proteins:
- the LOC129908522 gene encoding zinc finger FYVE domain-containing protein 1-like isoform X3, which translates to MAFLIPISEDEAMRPDLVNGTDFRSIPFINTVSENPYDSSDYNLRRSFLLMDEQENLQVATPELFCKKLRCSDTDKIKVISIFGNTGDGKSHTMNHAFFCGEEVFKTSSEQNSCTIGVYAAMQHQLGALCLDTEGLLGTTAKSNRRMRMLLKILAISDIVVYRTRSERLHSDMFDFLGTASKAFCSHFAQALQSLAIPGTAQALGPAVIVFHETRHTKPLDSSVEESAEDKLRQGFARQNIETNAFSSLRYVGIKTPDDRTTDFTKIIAAIQMEIENTAVRSPRQPSVVFKAMKALNLKFSGEIVEKAINPFPEQYFTCTVHCESCSRRCQRSMGHVVDGENHQNTAPCNYQHQFENKVLLCQQCYKNGREVVVIMGSQGHNENSLFGYAKYAWKGSIIECPNCGEIYRERQYWYGNKPPEAMAVRSEIVHVWKGGNVPVKGPVHSAQMVLDGVSYLAEAISSIGSKPTKVLSDLLADTVAPSYWKPNAEITHCHECRKNFEKTGLRKHHCRGCGEGFCNACSQHKLPVPARGWNDPVRVCNDCRQELSKNQDAVREKPRDHLCYTTNNTGPPNEDGDIFVRKYSETIYNTISSVTSVLEYPKDLIKDTARPSYWVPDSESPACSICKVQFGTAEELLKSAMTPTKNDSSRSSKEVGDCWRHHCRACGQAVCGNCSATRRPVPERGWNSDVRVCDACSCEGKSKFD; encoded by the exons ATGGCTTTTCTCATTCCAATATCAGAG GACGAAGCTATGAGGCCTGATCTAGTAAATGGTACTGATTTTAGATCAATACCATTTATTAACACCGTCTCAGAAAATCCATATGATTCATCAGACTACAATCTCCGTCGTTCATTTCTCCTTATGGACGAACAAGAAAATCTACAAGTTGCAACACCAgaattattttgcaaaaaacttCGTTGTTCAGATACCGATAAGATCAaagtaatttcaatttttggaaACACAGGCGATGGAAAATCCCACACAATGAACCATGCGTTTTTTTGTGGTGAAGAAGTTTTCAAGACATCATCGGAACAGAACTCTTGCACCATAGGAGTTTACGCTGCCATGCAACATCAACTTGGTGCTCTTTGCTTGGATACCGAAGGACTATTAGGTACTACAGCAAAAAGCAACCGGCGAATGAGAATGTTACTTAAG ATATTAGCTATATCGGATATTGTAGTTTATCGAACACGTTCTGAACGTCTACACAGTGATATGTTCGATTTTTTGGGAACAGCTTCAAAGGCATTCTGTTCGCATTTTGCACAAGCTCTACAGTCATTAGCCATCCCAGGGACAGCTCAAGCTCTAGGACCAGCAGTTATTGTTTTTCACGAAACAAGACACACAAAACCATTGGACAGTT CTGTTGAAGAAAGTGCTGAAGACAAACTTCGTCAAGGATTTGCTCGacaaaatattgaaacaaaTGCATTCAGCTCACTTCGTTATGTTGGAATTAAAACGCCCGATGATCGTACAACTGACTTTACGAAAATAATCGCAGCAATTCAAATGGAAATCGAAAACACTGCCGTTCGATCGCCTCGTCAGCCCAGTGTAGTCTTTAAGGCAATGAAAGCTCTCAATTTAAAATTCTCAGGTGAAATTGTCGAAAAGGCAATCAATCCGTTTCCAGAGCAGTATTTTACATGTACAGTTCATTGTGAGTCGTGCAGTCGACGGTGTCAACGTTCTATGGGTCATGTTGTTGATGGAGAGAATCATCAAAATACAGCTCCCTGTAATTATCAACATcagtttgaaaataaagttcTTTTGTGTCAGCAGTGTTACAAGAATGGAAGAGAA GTTGTTGTGATAATGGGTTCTCAGGGACACAACGAAAATTCCTTGTTTGGTTATGCTAAATATGCTTGGAAAGGATCAATCATTGAGTGTCCAAACTGTGGTGAGATTTACAGAGAGCGTCAATACTGGTATGGTAATAAACCACCAGAGGCTATGGCTGTtag GTCAGAAATTGTTCATGTGTGGAAAGGAGGTAATGTGCCTGTCAAAGGACCTGTACACTCTGCACAAATGGTACTTGATGGAGTCTCATATCTAGCAGAAGCAATAAGCAGTATAGGCTCAAAACCGACAAAAGTCTTAAGCGACTTGCTTGCCGATACCGTGGCACCGAGCTATTGGAAACCAAATGCTGAAATTACA CACTGTCATGAAtgcagaaaaaattttgaaaagactgGACTGCGCAAACATCACTGTCGTGGATGCGGTGAAGGTTTTTGCAACGCCTGCAGCCAACATAAATTACCAGTTCCAGCTCGAGGTTGGAACGATCCAGTACGCGTTTGCAACGACTGCCGACAAGAGCTTAGCAAAAACCAAGACGCGGTCCGAG aaaaacCAAGAGATCACTTATGTTATACTACTAATAATACAGGGCCGCCCAATGAAGATGGGGACATTTTTGTGAGAAAATATAGTGAAACAATCTACAATACAATAAGTAGTGTCACATCTGTACTTGAGTACCCTAAAG ATCTTATCAAAGATACAGCTCGCCCTTCTTATTGGGTACCTGATTCCGAATCACCAGCCTGTTCAATTTGCAAAGTTCAGTTTGGAACTGCCGAAGAACTGCTGAAGAGCGCCATGACACCGACCAAAAATGATTCTAGCCGCTCGTCAAAGGAAGTTGGTGACTGCTGGCGCCATCATTGTCGGGCATGTGGACAAGCAGTTTGTGGGAATTGCTCGGCAACTCGTCGACCCGTCCCTGAACGGGGATGGAATTCTGATGTTCGTGTCTGTGATGCATGTTCTTGTGAAGGAAAGTCAAAGTTTGATTAG
- the LOC129908522 gene encoding zinc finger FYVE domain-containing protein 1-like isoform X2, which yields MLKIDTNVENKNPSIMEPMESLTFVKDEAMRPDLVNGTDFRSIPFINTVSENPYDSSDYNLRRSFLLMDEQENLQVATPELFCKKLRCSDTDKIKVISIFGNTGDGKSHTMNHAFFCGEEVFKTSSEQNSCTIGVYAAMQHQLGALCLDTEGLLGTTAKSNRRMRMLLKILAISDIVVYRTRSERLHSDMFDFLGTASKAFCSHFAQALQSLAIPGTAQALGPAVIVFHETRHTKPLDSSVEESAEDKLRQGFARQNIETNAFSSLRYVGIKTPDDRTTDFTKIIAAIQMEIENTAVRSPRQPSVVFKAMKALNLKFSGEIVEKAINPFPEQYFTCTVHCESCSRRCQRSMGHVVDGENHQNTAPCNYQHQFENKVLLCQQCYKNGREVVVIMGSQGHNENSLFGYAKYAWKGSIIECPNCGEIYRERQYWYGNKPPEAMAVRSEIVHVWKGGNVPVKGPVHSAQMVLDGVSYLAEAISSIGSKPTKVLSDLLADTVAPSYWKPNAEITHCHECRKNFEKTGLRKHHCRGCGEGFCNACSQHKLPVPARGWNDPVRVCNDCRQELSKNQDAVRGPPNEDGDIFVRKYSETIYNTISSVTSVLEYPKDLIKDTARPSYWVPDSESPACSICKVQFGTAEELLKSAMTPTKNDSSRSSKEVGDCWRHHCRACGQAVCGNCSATRRPVPERGWNSDVRVCDACSCEGKSKFD from the exons GACGAAGCTATGAGGCCTGATCTAGTAAATGGTACTGATTTTAGATCAATACCATTTATTAACACCGTCTCAGAAAATCCATATGATTCATCAGACTACAATCTCCGTCGTTCATTTCTCCTTATGGACGAACAAGAAAATCTACAAGTTGCAACACCAgaattattttgcaaaaaacttCGTTGTTCAGATACCGATAAGATCAaagtaatttcaatttttggaaACACAGGCGATGGAAAATCCCACACAATGAACCATGCGTTTTTTTGTGGTGAAGAAGTTTTCAAGACATCATCGGAACAGAACTCTTGCACCATAGGAGTTTACGCTGCCATGCAACATCAACTTGGTGCTCTTTGCTTGGATACCGAAGGACTATTAGGTACTACAGCAAAAAGCAACCGGCGAATGAGAATGTTACTTAAG ATATTAGCTATATCGGATATTGTAGTTTATCGAACACGTTCTGAACGTCTACACAGTGATATGTTCGATTTTTTGGGAACAGCTTCAAAGGCATTCTGTTCGCATTTTGCACAAGCTCTACAGTCATTAGCCATCCCAGGGACAGCTCAAGCTCTAGGACCAGCAGTTATTGTTTTTCACGAAACAAGACACACAAAACCATTGGACAGTT CTGTTGAAGAAAGTGCTGAAGACAAACTTCGTCAAGGATTTGCTCGacaaaatattgaaacaaaTGCATTCAGCTCACTTCGTTATGTTGGAATTAAAACGCCCGATGATCGTACAACTGACTTTACGAAAATAATCGCAGCAATTCAAATGGAAATCGAAAACACTGCCGTTCGATCGCCTCGTCAGCCCAGTGTAGTCTTTAAGGCAATGAAAGCTCTCAATTTAAAATTCTCAGGTGAAATTGTCGAAAAGGCAATCAATCCGTTTCCAGAGCAGTATTTTACATGTACAGTTCATTGTGAGTCGTGCAGTCGACGGTGTCAACGTTCTATGGGTCATGTTGTTGATGGAGAGAATCATCAAAATACAGCTCCCTGTAATTATCAACATcagtttgaaaataaagttcTTTTGTGTCAGCAGTGTTACAAGAATGGAAGAGAA GTTGTTGTGATAATGGGTTCTCAGGGACACAACGAAAATTCCTTGTTTGGTTATGCTAAATATGCTTGGAAAGGATCAATCATTGAGTGTCCAAACTGTGGTGAGATTTACAGAGAGCGTCAATACTGGTATGGTAATAAACCACCAGAGGCTATGGCTGTtag GTCAGAAATTGTTCATGTGTGGAAAGGAGGTAATGTGCCTGTCAAAGGACCTGTACACTCTGCACAAATGGTACTTGATGGAGTCTCATATCTAGCAGAAGCAATAAGCAGTATAGGCTCAAAACCGACAAAAGTCTTAAGCGACTTGCTTGCCGATACCGTGGCACCGAGCTATTGGAAACCAAATGCTGAAATTACA CACTGTCATGAAtgcagaaaaaattttgaaaagactgGACTGCGCAAACATCACTGTCGTGGATGCGGTGAAGGTTTTTGCAACGCCTGCAGCCAACATAAATTACCAGTTCCAGCTCGAGGTTGGAACGATCCAGTACGCGTTTGCAACGACTGCCGACAAGAGCTTAGCAAAAACCAAGACGCGGTCCGAG GGCCGCCCAATGAAGATGGGGACATTTTTGTGAGAAAATATAGTGAAACAATCTACAATACAATAAGTAGTGTCACATCTGTACTTGAGTACCCTAAAG ATCTTATCAAAGATACAGCTCGCCCTTCTTATTGGGTACCTGATTCCGAATCACCAGCCTGTTCAATTTGCAAAGTTCAGTTTGGAACTGCCGAAGAACTGCTGAAGAGCGCCATGACACCGACCAAAAATGATTCTAGCCGCTCGTCAAAGGAAGTTGGTGACTGCTGGCGCCATCATTGTCGGGCATGTGGACAAGCAGTTTGTGGGAATTGCTCGGCAACTCGTCGACCCGTCCCTGAACGGGGATGGAATTCTGATGTTCGTGTCTGTGATGCATGTTCTTGTGAAGGAAAGTCAAAGTTTGATTAG
- the LOC129908522 gene encoding zinc finger FYVE domain-containing protein 1-like isoform X1, with translation MLKIDTNVENKNPSIMEPMESLTFVKDEAMRPDLVNGTDFRSIPFINTVSENPYDSSDYNLRRSFLLMDEQENLQVATPELFCKKLRCSDTDKIKVISIFGNTGDGKSHTMNHAFFCGEEVFKTSSEQNSCTIGVYAAMQHQLGALCLDTEGLLGTTAKSNRRMRMLLKILAISDIVVYRTRSERLHSDMFDFLGTASKAFCSHFAQALQSLAIPGTAQALGPAVIVFHETRHTKPLDSSVEESAEDKLRQGFARQNIETNAFSSLRYVGIKTPDDRTTDFTKIIAAIQMEIENTAVRSPRQPSVVFKAMKALNLKFSGEIVEKAINPFPEQYFTCTVHCESCSRRCQRSMGHVVDGENHQNTAPCNYQHQFENKVLLCQQCYKNGREVVVIMGSQGHNENSLFGYAKYAWKGSIIECPNCGEIYRERQYWYGNKPPEAMAVRSEIVHVWKGGNVPVKGPVHSAQMVLDGVSYLAEAISSIGSKPTKVLSDLLADTVAPSYWKPNAEITHCHECRKNFEKTGLRKHHCRGCGEGFCNACSQHKLPVPARGWNDPVRVCNDCRQELSKNQDAVREKPRDHLCYTTNNTGPPNEDGDIFVRKYSETIYNTISSVTSVLEYPKDLIKDTARPSYWVPDSESPACSICKVQFGTAEELLKSAMTPTKNDSSRSSKEVGDCWRHHCRACGQAVCGNCSATRRPVPERGWNSDVRVCDACSCEGKSKFD, from the exons GACGAAGCTATGAGGCCTGATCTAGTAAATGGTACTGATTTTAGATCAATACCATTTATTAACACCGTCTCAGAAAATCCATATGATTCATCAGACTACAATCTCCGTCGTTCATTTCTCCTTATGGACGAACAAGAAAATCTACAAGTTGCAACACCAgaattattttgcaaaaaacttCGTTGTTCAGATACCGATAAGATCAaagtaatttcaatttttggaaACACAGGCGATGGAAAATCCCACACAATGAACCATGCGTTTTTTTGTGGTGAAGAAGTTTTCAAGACATCATCGGAACAGAACTCTTGCACCATAGGAGTTTACGCTGCCATGCAACATCAACTTGGTGCTCTTTGCTTGGATACCGAAGGACTATTAGGTACTACAGCAAAAAGCAACCGGCGAATGAGAATGTTACTTAAG ATATTAGCTATATCGGATATTGTAGTTTATCGAACACGTTCTGAACGTCTACACAGTGATATGTTCGATTTTTTGGGAACAGCTTCAAAGGCATTCTGTTCGCATTTTGCACAAGCTCTACAGTCATTAGCCATCCCAGGGACAGCTCAAGCTCTAGGACCAGCAGTTATTGTTTTTCACGAAACAAGACACACAAAACCATTGGACAGTT CTGTTGAAGAAAGTGCTGAAGACAAACTTCGTCAAGGATTTGCTCGacaaaatattgaaacaaaTGCATTCAGCTCACTTCGTTATGTTGGAATTAAAACGCCCGATGATCGTACAACTGACTTTACGAAAATAATCGCAGCAATTCAAATGGAAATCGAAAACACTGCCGTTCGATCGCCTCGTCAGCCCAGTGTAGTCTTTAAGGCAATGAAAGCTCTCAATTTAAAATTCTCAGGTGAAATTGTCGAAAAGGCAATCAATCCGTTTCCAGAGCAGTATTTTACATGTACAGTTCATTGTGAGTCGTGCAGTCGACGGTGTCAACGTTCTATGGGTCATGTTGTTGATGGAGAGAATCATCAAAATACAGCTCCCTGTAATTATCAACATcagtttgaaaataaagttcTTTTGTGTCAGCAGTGTTACAAGAATGGAAGAGAA GTTGTTGTGATAATGGGTTCTCAGGGACACAACGAAAATTCCTTGTTTGGTTATGCTAAATATGCTTGGAAAGGATCAATCATTGAGTGTCCAAACTGTGGTGAGATTTACAGAGAGCGTCAATACTGGTATGGTAATAAACCACCAGAGGCTATGGCTGTtag GTCAGAAATTGTTCATGTGTGGAAAGGAGGTAATGTGCCTGTCAAAGGACCTGTACACTCTGCACAAATGGTACTTGATGGAGTCTCATATCTAGCAGAAGCAATAAGCAGTATAGGCTCAAAACCGACAAAAGTCTTAAGCGACTTGCTTGCCGATACCGTGGCACCGAGCTATTGGAAACCAAATGCTGAAATTACA CACTGTCATGAAtgcagaaaaaattttgaaaagactgGACTGCGCAAACATCACTGTCGTGGATGCGGTGAAGGTTTTTGCAACGCCTGCAGCCAACATAAATTACCAGTTCCAGCTCGAGGTTGGAACGATCCAGTACGCGTTTGCAACGACTGCCGACAAGAGCTTAGCAAAAACCAAGACGCGGTCCGAG aaaaacCAAGAGATCACTTATGTTATACTACTAATAATACAGGGCCGCCCAATGAAGATGGGGACATTTTTGTGAGAAAATATAGTGAAACAATCTACAATACAATAAGTAGTGTCACATCTGTACTTGAGTACCCTAAAG ATCTTATCAAAGATACAGCTCGCCCTTCTTATTGGGTACCTGATTCCGAATCACCAGCCTGTTCAATTTGCAAAGTTCAGTTTGGAACTGCCGAAGAACTGCTGAAGAGCGCCATGACACCGACCAAAAATGATTCTAGCCGCTCGTCAAAGGAAGTTGGTGACTGCTGGCGCCATCATTGTCGGGCATGTGGACAAGCAGTTTGTGGGAATTGCTCGGCAACTCGTCGACCCGTCCCTGAACGGGGATGGAATTCTGATGTTCGTGTCTGTGATGCATGTTCTTGTGAAGGAAAGTCAAAGTTTGATTAG